One stretch of Podospora pseudoanserina strain CBS 124.78 chromosome 4, whole genome shotgun sequence DNA includes these proteins:
- a CDS encoding hypothetical protein (BUSCO:EOG09264NEF; COG:O; EggNog:ENOG503P2R6), with product MRSTLSRLFFTLSHLTRTSAPLRNTCSLRSGPPPLRSSMPVIPSFLASLFGTTAASNMSSSSSYPDQRTPDQWRAVLNKEQFRILREKGTEPPGSGKFDKHYPTTGVYTCAGCHAPLYKASHKFSSGCGWPAYFDSIPGAVTRHEDRAFGMLRTEIVCSNCGGHLGHVFKGEGFPTPTDERHCVNSVSLSFSPDDEPVKKKEQEETKEREDKSKV from the coding sequence ATGCGCTCAACACTCAGCCGTCTattcttcaccctctcccacctaACCCGCACCTCTGCACCCCTTCGTAACACTTGctccctccgctccggccCTCCACCACTGAGATCCTCCATGCCCgtcatcccctccttcctcgccagccTCTTCGGAacaaccgccgcctccaacatgtcgtcatcatcatcctaCCCAGACCAACGAACACCAGACCAGTGGCGCGCAGTCCTAAACAAGGAACAATTCCGCATCCTCCGCGAAAAGGGCACCGAACCCCCCGGCTCCGGCAAGTTCGACAAGCACTACCCCACAACCGGAGTCTACACCTGCGCTGGCTGCCACGCCCCCCTCTACAAGGCCTCGCACAAGTTCTCCTCGGGCTGCGGATGGCCCGCCTACTTTGACTCCATCCCTGGAGCCGTCACCCGCCATGAGGACCGCGCCTTCGGCATGCTCCGCACCGAGATTGTCTGCAGCAACTGCGGCGGCCACCTCGGCCACGTCTTCAAGGGGGAAGGCTTCCCCACCCCTACTGACGAGCGTCACTGTGTGAACAGTGTTAGTCTGAGTTTTAGTCCGGATGATGAGcctgtcaagaagaaggagcaggaggagacaAAAGAAAGGGAGGATAAGAGTAAGGTGTAA
- a CDS encoding hypothetical protein (EggNog:ENOG503PY6B), with product MPAAKPTPQPRRPIRRFELQDVRFNGRSSFYKDPQLVLKPQLDLVPRRPVDGSRLRMPLWRNYLMVHVKDRAEELVKLDLADFRPSEEPTDNGAPEQFIRRAQHEPVLYVRYPSNNQDGSSILRATLKVASDFETVLKEFDDLGINVDCYQEELPQDQSYSWSQPYSQSQNVYYHPTPNAMSPPLPPRSSPYSSSNHSHPYSSSPPYSIAPNSPYHYPNAAPDQLTYERSASQPVGYPGGYQSQGQWSPPVMPSPAATTIGIPGVLGAGIYKVSKLGSFSSSRSRSRKSQPSRGGHGSAPGKHLDDNHQTTQSPSSGISSPHPLPDSSYSVSVPRRLLQRVQTIISESESQENISQASTLTSDYEDPSSRPFGGLRIPEEEEAGEASSQQTAITTVASTRSATSTAMVPAHPNTSTEIVPYRQAQQKHTPPDSGKINMQALLRISQIQQEGLVDATRLWEDMMEKGRNAIAGVDDPEEAFRVLSGFQEEFIRRWTRVVASTVREMRDVENKSAM from the exons ATGCCTGCTGCGAAGCCCACGCCACAGCCTAGAAGACCAATACGCAGATTCGAATTGCAGGATGTCCGCTTTAATGGCAGATCAAGCTTCTATAAAGACCCGCAGCTGGTGCTGAAGCCGCAACTCGATCTTGTTCCTCGTAGACCAGTCGATGGCTCGCGACTTCGGATGCCTCTATGGCGAAATTACTTGATGGTCCATGTTAAAGACAGGGCTGAGGAACTGGTCAAGCTCGACCTTGCAGACTTTCGTCCGTCGGAGGAGCCTACAGACAACGGTGCACCAGAGCAATTCATACGCCGCGCCCAACATGAACCTGTTCTTTATGTTCGATATCCTTCCAACAATCAAGAT GGATCCTCAATACTCAGAGCCACTCTCAAAGTTGCTTCGGACTTTGAGACTGTCTTGAAGGAATTTGATGATTTAGGGATAAATGTCGACTGTTATCAAGAGGAATTGCCGCAGGATCAGAGTTATTCTTGGAGCCAGCCTTACAGCCAATCACAAAACGTCTACTACCACCCGACTCCAAACGCCATGTCTCCCCCACTGCCACCACGCAGCTCGCCATACAGCTCATCAAATCACTCACATCCTTACAGCTCAAGCCCACCATATTCAATTGCACCAAATTCACCATATCACTATCCCAACGCAGCACCAGATCAACTCACCTATGAGCGATCTGCAAGTCAACCGGTGGGATATCCTGGTGGTTATCAATCTCAAGGACAGTGGTCGCCTCCAGTGATGCCATCcccggcagcaacaaccatTGGAATCCCTGGAGTACTCGGAGCGGGCATATACAAGGTTAGCAAACTCGGGTCATTTTCGTCTTCTCGGTCAAGGTCACGGAAAAGCCAACCCTCTCGAGGAGGGCACGGCTCTGCTCCTGGGAAACATCTCGACGATAaccaccaaacaacccaatcGCCTAGCAGTGGAATATCCAGCCCACATCCTCTTCCGGACTCTTCCTATTCTGTATCCGTGCCCAGGAGGCTTCTCCAGCGAGTGCAGACAATTATTAGTGAATCAGAGAGCCAAGAGAACATTTCGCAAGCGTCGACTCTTACGTCAGACTATGAAGACCCTTCGTCACGGCCGTTTGGGGGTTTGAGAAtaccagaggaggaagaagctggagaggcATCTAGCCAACAGACCGCGATCACCACGGTGGCATCGACTAGGTCAGCCACGAGTACTGCAATGGTGCCTGCACATCCAAATACCTCGACAGAAATAGTTCCCTATAGGCAAGCACAACAAAAGCATACCCCTCCGGACTCGGGGAAAATCAATATGCAGGCACTGCTGCGCATCTCGCAGATACAACAGGAAGGGCTGGTTGATGCGACGAGGTTATGGGAGGATatgatggagaaggggaggaatgCGAttgctggggttgatgatcCGGAAGAGGCATTTAGAGTGTTGTCGGGCTTCCAGGAGGAGTTCATCAGAAGATGGACTAGGGTGGTTGCTTCGACagtgagggagatgagggatGTGGAGAATAAGAGCGCAATGTAA
- the RSC9 gene encoding Chromatin structure-remodeling complex protein rsc9 (BUSCO:EOG09260WUA; EggNog:ENOG503NX9I; COG:K), with translation MAPTKPIVEHTVDRTPEYEKFLEELRDFHEKRGTHLDPEPKMGNLSVDLYKLFNYIVQNGGYDKVSDEKLMWRKMCEGLGLMRHNAPADAYTLKQIFYKNLAAFEIKKIHNKEPPPPEILEFTTAKGGSLLTRTLENFVAKGRNDREDSEDGSTPGRERPVAETPASGRASRGLREAPAPRVIFHPDTNSSRQTRHASGAQQIGTPSSNSHSHNNSAIAQNPGNSHRGAYVFNPPGPDMNNPIVQGFVPQPVQQMPLRIVDTPSSNPELFARKQRLLKQPPVAAPNPGMLVRACLPPGALDGPNIYERCLLSLRSGIRSEQAFGCHHLLKISHERGDKYKFSQFCGLAEGLTELALSIGGMIYHVNWTVSYDPDSDNTDIGELDGLEGTPDILERIAQLKRRKDVDDNILPAEFRDQLTLVLEATQTIRNMVNMPDNAYFMSEYPPVKDLLCVILNLPELECVVELKHLALEIAESILPYLVLRSDDPLYQSLLAKLESDDRGVILTALKALNKIALNHPIETNRLGNVPPSVLQRIMDWLLLNDEDLLDITTDFLYQYTAVVENLDTMLKYIKIEHLVTHLVRLLSHGAKRSMRELIVSEARLAYDPPNETVVPTPKDLLEKLLAIEEPERCYAWIRCFFEEDPDSNITQLAIWQAYNTEFLEPLKRKGRSMISAPEFIKSITSVYESAGAQIVHEQGPGGQSQQKYLIRGIRPRRYPISPDGRGYFQCQLPAPHGKPPGGAKCGAWNLTAEKMWDHIVAEHLGDSVSRTEDGKLVNKEGMFSCAWNNCQKFPRPTEMFLVQYMAHLKTHLRSEEIRHAAKPSEISPLAPLPPPPPSPTSTTNRSRSGSFSSSSSKSRVVRPAKTVTITIEETASARDERNPNAPAQAAGVPLSAVLILRNIAQYVPRTEAEAELRRRKNEGEEGEGWNEILFRPVMGRLWEVFTENRLLTPHLAGLFGLLEERQQVRRFVVEE, from the exons ATGGCCCCGACCAAACCCATCGTTGAGCATACTGTCGACCGAACCCCCGAATATGAAAAGTTCCTCGAGGAGCTTCGCGACTTCCATGAGAAGCGTGGGACCCATCTTGACCCCGAGCCCAAGATGGGAAACCTGAGTGTCGACCTGTACAAGCTGTTCAACTACATCGTGCAAAATGGTGGCTATGACAAGGTCTCGGATGAGAAGCTGATGTGGCGGAAGATGTGCGAAGGGTTGGGACTCATGCGACACAACGCCCCGGCCGACGCGTATACGTTGAAACAAATATTCTACAAGAACCTTGCCGCCTTCGAGATCAAGAAAATCCACAACAAGgagcctcctccgccagagATCCTCGAATTTACGACCGCCAAGGGAGGATCGCTACTGACACGCACATTGGAGAACTTTGTCGCAAAGGGGAGAAACGATAGGGAGGACTCTGAGGATGGAAGTACGCCGGGCAGAGAGCGTCCTGTCGCCGAGACTCCTGCATCAGGCCGCGCCTCCCGGGGCCTCAGGGAAGCTCCTGCACCGAGGGTTATTTTCCATCCCGACACCAATTCCTCACGCCAGACCCGTCACGCATCTGGAGCGCAGCAAATAGGTACCCCCTCGTCCAACTCCCACTCTCACAACAACTCTGCGATTGCTCAAAATCCTGGAAACTCCCACCGTGGCGCATATGTTTTCAACCCTCCAGGGCCCGACATGAACAATCCCATCGTTCAGGGCTTTGTGCCCCAGCCTGTTCAGCAGATGCCGTTGCGTATTGTcgacaccccctccagcaacCCGGAGCTGTTTGCCAGGAAACAACGACTCCTGAAGCAGCCGCCAGTCGCTGCCCCTAATCCGGGGATGCTTGTAAGAGCTTGTCTACCACCTG GAGCTTTGGATGGGCCCAACATCTACGAGCGTTGTCTCTTGTCGCTTCGGTCAGGCATCCGGTCAGAACAGGCGTTTGGCTGTCATCATCTCCTCAAAATCTCACACGAGCGTGGTGATAAATACAAGTTCTCTCAGTTCTGTGGCCTCGCTGAGGGCTTGACGGAGCTTGCTCTTAGTATTGGTGGCATGATTTACCATGTCAACTGGACAGTTTCCTACGACCCCGATTCCGACAACACCGACATTGGTGAGCTGGATGGTCTCGAGGGCACCCCAGATATCCTGGAACGAATTGCCCAGCTCAAGCGTCGGAAGGATGTCGACGACAACATTCTTCCCGCCGAATTCCGCGACCAGCTCACGctggttttggaggcgaCACAGACCATCCGCAACATGGTCAACATGCCGGACAATGCCTACTTTATGTCCGAGTACCCTCCAGTCAAGGACCTCCTCTGCGTCATTCTCAATTTGCCAGAACTGGAGTGCGTCGTGGAGTTGAAGCATCTCGCTCTCGAAATCGCCGAATCGATTCTCCCTTACCTTGTCCTGAGATCAGACGACCCTCTGTATCAGTCACTACTTGCGAAACTCGAGTCGGACGATCGGGGTGTGATATTGACTGCCCTGAAGGCGCTCAACAAAATCGCACTAAATCACCCAATCGAGACGAACAGACTCGGCAATGTCCCTCCTTCGGTCCTCCAGCGTATCATGGACTGGCTTCTCCTCAACGACGAGGACCTGCTGGACATTACCACCGATTTCCTCTACCAGTACACAGCCGTAGTCGAGAACCTTGACACGATGCTCAAGTACATCAAGATAGAGCATCTCGTCACGCACCTCGTCCGACTGCTCTCCCACGGCGCCAAGCGATCAATGCGGGAGCTGATTGTCAGCGAGGCGCGTCTTGCCTACGACCCCCCCAACGAGACGGTCGTTCCTACACCGAAGGACCTGTTGGAGAAGCTTCTTGCCATTGAAGAACCGGAGCGTTGCTACGCCTGGATCCGGTGTTTCTTTGAGGAAGACCCCGactccaacatcacccagCTTGCGATCTGGCAGGCGTACAACACGGAATTCCTCGAACCCCTCAAGCGGAAGGGCCGTAGTATGATCAGCGCGCCAGAATTTATCAAGAGCATCACGAGCGTTTATGAATCGGCCGGGGCCCAGATTGTGCACGAGCAGGGGCCGGGAGGGCAGTCTCAGCAGAAGTACCTGATTAGGGGCATCAGGCCAAGACGGTACCCCATCAGCCCAGACGGGAGGGGGTATTTCCAGTGTCAACTTCCTGCTCCTCATGGCAAACCCCCCGGGGGAGCCAAATGCGGCGCATGGAATCTCACAGCAGAGAAGATGTGGGATCACATTGTTGCCGAACATTTAGGTGACAGCGTCTCCCGCACTGAAGATGGGAAGTTGGTCAACAAGGAAGGGATGTTTTCCTGCGCTTGGAACAACTGCCAGAAATTCCCCCGCCCCACAGAGATGTTCCTCGTTCAGTACATGGCTCACCTCAAAACCCACCTCCGCAGCGAGGAGATCCGACACGCGGCCAAGCCATCGGAGATTTCTCCTTTGGCCCCCCTaccgcccccccctccgtCCCCGACCTCGACCACTAACAGATCCAGGAGTGGGAGTTtctcttcgtcttcctcaaAGTCGAGGGTTGTCAGGCCGGCGAAGACGGTAACGATCACGATTGAGGAGACGGCGAGCGCGAGGGATGAACGGAACCCGAACGCGCCGGCGCAGGCGGCAGGAGTGCCGCTTAGCGCGGTTTTGATTCTGAGGAATATTGCGCAGTATGTCCCGAggacggaggcggaggcggagttgaggaggaggaagaatgagggggaggagggtgaaggttg